One part of the Amyelois transitella isolate CPQ chromosome 10, ilAmyTran1.1, whole genome shotgun sequence genome encodes these proteins:
- the LOC132902128 gene encoding uncharacterized protein LOC132902128 yields the protein MEKTFKKQIVKSAAAVKRKVGMINDTKNVNNMTLEKIFKPIVDPLNLIANKNNDKWVENENNYITSVGKKCKNESTSSYSSNEESNDTVSESDFPNNYNKTLISTPSEDHNVSEGSFKSIASSPDNRQTLSWSTSSEVMDAIPFGVRHERGKLMLGNIRVFDNDNILKIGTRILKKTDGLRELLFKRKPDLEKVREEDLQNYKLLLIDTNAHRRNYESSKPINSNKGFKYINVIKPLFKFSKNMTSSVESLPQGKGIPLLKKVKKYTDYVYWDDPNELVERLKLLLGSRVAGNSGVDNEIIAVIEELREAGIINIEHKQLSPQKMSSIIRDLQSSRQQ from the coding sequence atggaaaaaacatttaaaaaacaaatagttaagtcagcagcagctgttaaaagaaaagtggGGATGATTAACGATacaaaaaacgtaaataatatgacactggagaaaattttcaaacctaTTGTTGATCCCCTTAATTTGatagccaataaaaataatgacaagtgggttgagaatgaaaataattacatcacCTCTGTtgggaaaaaatgtaaaaatgaaagtacATCGTCTTATTCATCCAATGAAGAATCGAATGACACTGTTTCTGAAAGCGACTTTCctaataattacaacaaaactttaatttccaCACCTTCTGAAGATCATAATGTCAGTGAAGGTTCGTTCAAATCTATTGCGTCTTCTCCAGATAATCGTCAAACTTTGTCGTGGTCTACATCATCAGAAGTAATGGATGCTATACCTTTTGGAGTTAGGCATGAGCGGGGAAAACTAATGCTTGGCAATATTCGTGTTTTCGATAATGATAACATTCTGAAAATAGGAACTCGAATTTTAAAGAAGACAGATGGTTTACGagagttactatttaaaaggaAACCTGATCTAGAAAAAGTCAGAGAGGAGgacttgcaaaattataaattgttactaaTTGATACTAATGCACATCGACGTAATTATGAGTCATCTAAACCTATAAACAGTAACaaaggttttaaatacattaatgtcattaagcctttatttaaattttcaaaaaatatgacttcaaGTGTAGAAAGTCTCCCTCAAGGAAAAGGTATTCCACttctgaaaaaagtaaaaaaatatactgattatgtttattgggaTGATCCCAACGAACTGGTAGAacgattaaaattgttgttaggATCACGAGTGGCTGGCAATAGTGGTgtagataatgaaattattgcagTCATAGAAGAATTACGAGAAGctggaattataaatatagaacataAACAGCTATCGCCACAGAAAATGAGCAGTATTATTCGAGATCTCCAATCATCTAGACAGCAATGA